The genomic interval AAACACGCCGTACGGGAATCGCCGGAGAATCGCACGGCGCATGTTTCGATGAATGACGGGGAACCGCTGCGGCTCCCTGGCGACATCCGCTAGACAGACATCGACCGAGCGCAAAAAGTCATACCCGAGACCCGGCGCCTGAGTCTCGTACCACAACGCGGCGTCAGTGATATCGGCCTCCGCGTCGGGACGTACGATCAGCGAATACATCAGGAGCAGAGCCGAAGGCGCTCTTCGATCCGTGCGCGAACCTCGTCCCACGGGACGCCGACGCCGGGGTTCGCCTCAAATTCGTCGAGACGACGGTCAAGCTCCTGAATCTCTGCCGACGTCAGTGGGATATCAGCACCGCTGGCGGCAATACTATCCCAAAGGTCTTCCACGAGCTGGATGCGCTCCGAGACCGACAGGCGATTGAAGTCATAGGCTGCATTGCTCATGGGTAAAGTTCGCCTCCTCAAGGTCCGCTCGGCAGCGGCCGAAGTTTGTATTGCATCAATACCCATTCCCTTCCGAATAATACTCCAAACGCTGTTACGGCATCACGCCTTCTTGCTGATTCACTCTACAAGGCGAAATCCTCAGCCCCCTCGGACTCTGCCTCTTCTGGTAGACCACGACAAGGTTGCGTGTGGGAAACCTCAGACAGCACTTCGGCGACCTCGCTGAGCTGCCGCACAACGTCTGAAACGACCAAATCGATTTCTCGTCCCTCAAGCACCCTGATTGCAAGCCAGGTACCACCCGCGCCCAGCCCATTCGGAATAGAGATGCACTCGTCAGTGCCATAGCGACGGGCCAGCGCTAGATCCACCGCCTCGGACGATTTCCAGTCCGGGGACCGGACCCACAGCCACAGTGGACTGCGGCCGTAACGATGCCACATGTTTGCGCTGAAGGAGAACTGACATCCATGATCCTGTAGCCAGATATAGTGCCCATACCAGCCTGAGCCCGCCATGGATTTCAGCCCCTTTTTGCTGGCGAATGATTCCTGCAACAAGCGTCCGACTGCCGCATCGACCAGGCTACTTAGTTGCACTACGTGGCGAGGAGTGGGTGCCGTCAGATCACTAAGCGTGAACGGCACGAAACCGCTGCTCTCCATGCGCGACGCAAGACCCGATAATTGCCTTAGGTCAGCGACCAGCGCAAGGTTACCCTCCGACTCAAGCGCTCCCCAGAGTTGCCGAAGAATGAAGCTCCAGCTTGTCAGAACCAATGTACGGCTGTCATCGATGCGACCGACCTTCAACTCCGGCTCGTCTCGAACCAACACGACCTGCGAACCCTCCGACTCCTGAGTGCGGCGGGTCAACTCGTCCCACAAGAGAATCGTGCGAGAGGTCGGCACAACGAAGCATAGGACGCCGCCATGTTCTGCGAGTCGATTCAAGTAGGCGGCAGGCTGCCTGTCTGTTAACGAGGCCCAGAACTTGTTCTCGAAGACGACCACCGGCTGACCATCGGCGTCTTGCGCCTCCAGGTCAGGACGAGATTCGTCGCCGCCTACGACTTGAGACCGAAAGGAGGCTATGGGGATTAGGCTCCTTCCCGCCCACTCCTCTGCGAGCCTCTGCATGTGATGCCGAGCGGCCTCTGACCTGGATAAAATGTACACCAGTCCCTCAGTGGCAACGTCCTCAGGACTTTTGGCCAGACGCAGGGCCAACTCTCCTAGTAAAGACTCCTCCGATAACGGCAGGATTCTCCTTTCGTGTCCTTACCCGGCGGCATCAGACGAGCAGCCCCTCATGGGGTGAGTAGCCTACTGTGATCCTGCTCCGATCGGCCTAGAGTCCCTCGGACTCGTTGAGCAACACTGCACACTCTTGCTTGAATCGCGGGGGATCCTCGACCGCCGTCTCGTAGACCGACTCGTGGTCAACAGAGATGTAGTCATGGGTCAAGACGTTCCGCATCCCGATTGCCAGATGCCCGTGTGACAACCGCTTGTATAGCTCCGGTGCAACGCGGCGAAGTTGGGCCGTGGCTTCACCGATGAGGATGAATTCGCGTTCAACTGCGGAGCGCTTCTCGCGAGATGCAAGATAGCCCTCGAGGCTCACTCCGACAAGGATCGACGCAATGGAGTCGCAAGCCTCGATGATCTCACGAAGATAGGCGGAGGCCTCACGCGGCATAAAGCACCTGCTTCGTTGCTTCAATCTCCCGCGCGATGTACTCGTTTCGCACTGCGCCGACCATCACGAGATCGACCTTGGTGCCGAGGAGCTCCTGAAGCTCTTCGAGCATGTCGAAGTAGGCGTGCATCTTCGCGTGGCCACCTATGGGCGCGAACTCAACCAGCAGGTCGATATCGCTCTCGCCAGCACGGTAGTCATCGCGGAGAGCTGATCCGAAGACGTAGAGACTCACCACGCTGTACTTGCGACACAGCGCAGCGAGAGCCTCCCTCTTGTTGTCGAGTACCGCGTCCATGTCCAACCTCCGCTAACATGGTACCCACCCCCGAACCTCTGGTCTAGTTATGCGGTCGTGGAATGAACATGTGCGCCCGGAGATCGCCGACATTCCAAGCAGCATTCCTAAGCAGCTTCGGCAGCTCGATCCTCGGCGTCATCATTTCGGGTGGACTGCCCTTGTTCGGTGTTCACCATCGGGATTCTTCCGTGCCCGCCTGCCCGATGCGCTTGTTAGCACCCCGTGACTCCCCGCCGATGCCGGTGCCTGCGCGATCCCTAGTTGGCGCAGGACACCTCATACCGCTCGTAGTAGCCGATCAGCGCGCCACCCTCATCCCTCACCGCACGCATGAAGACGCGCTCGCCCTTGCGGTCCGAGAGGAACACTTCATCCTCACCAGCAAGAAAGCGCTCTACGATCGTGGCGATCATCGCGTTGGACTCGTCGTTGTGGCAGTCGAAGATCGAGCGGCCCACCGCCGCCGGACGACCGGCGTAGCGCAGGTGAGCGGCCCGATTCATGTAGCGGATCACATGATTCAAGTCACAGAAGACGACGGCGTCCTTCAGGCTGTCGAGCAAGTAGTCGAGCCTGACATCGGTACTGGTCAAGTCCCCTCCCATGGGCCGGATGCCGACGCGTCAAGCTCACCGTGCTCGCGGTAGGTGGTGCTAACAACGCTTATGCCTATCCGCATATTACTCCAAGTACCCTTACATGCGGAATAAGGCCGCTTGTCCGAAAGCCTCCGCAGACAGGCCACCACGATGAGCCTAGGCCCATCGACTCTGTAATACGGGACGCGTGGAAACAAGAAGCGACGAAATCTACGGTGGGCAACCGGATGCGCCGCGCACGCCGATCAGCCGCGAAGCCGCCGTTTGGCTTCGTCCCAGGAAATGACTGCGGGGTCACCGCTGTCGAGCTCGTCGATTCTCTGGTCGAACACCTGCTGCTGCGCAGGGGTGAGACGCACCCCTTCAGGCTTGGCGCGGAGGTTGTCCGGAGGCAGCACCCACCCCTCCCGCGGGAAATGGCAGGTGTAGCCGTGCGGGTAGCTCTCCAGGTAGTCCTGGTGCTCGGGCTCGGCCTCCCAGAAATCGCCTGCCGGCTCGACCTCGGTCACGACCTTGCCCGGCCACAGGCCGGAAGCGTCGACGTCGGCGATGGTGTCCAGCGCGACCTGTCTTTGCGCCTCGCTGGTGTAGTAGATCGCCGAGCGGTACGACGTGCCTCGGTCATTGCCTTGCCGATTGAGCGTGGTCGGGTCATGGATCTGGAAGAAATACTCCAGGATGCGGCGATACGATATCTTGGCCGGGTCGAACAGGATCTCGATGGCCTCGGCGTGGGTGCCGTGGTTGCGGTACGTGGCGTTGGGGATGTCGCCTCCCGTGTAGCCCACCCGGGTAGCCGCAACCCCCGGGAGCCGGCGGAACAGGTCCTGCATTCCCCAGAAGCAACCGCCTGCCAGGATCGCTCGCTCCTCGGCCATTAGGCGTCCTCTACTTGGTCGAGGTATTCGCCGTAGCCTTGCGCCTCCATGTCGTCGCGATGGATGAAGCGCAGCGCTGCCGAGTTGATGCAGTAGCGCGATCCGCCGCGATCCTTCGGGCCGTCCGTGAACACGTGGCCGAGATGGCTGTCGCCATGGACCGAGCGGACCTCGATTCGCGCCATGCCGTGGCTGAGGTCCCGCGACTCGGTGACGTGCGCGGGCTCGATGGGCTTCGTGAAGCTGGGCCAGCCGCAGCCGGAGTCGAACTTGTCGGCGGACGCGAAAAGCGGCTCCCCCGAGACGACATCCACGTAGATGCCCGGCTCGCGATTGCCGAGATACTCGCCCGTTCCGGGCCGCTCGGTGCCGCTTTGCTGGGTCACGCGGTATTGCTCCGGCGTGAGCGCGGCGATGGCGGCTTCGGATTTCCGGTATGGCTTCATGCGATCCTCCGGGTTGCGCCTAACGATGCTTCGGGCTACTCGCATGATACTCCACATGCGCTTCCCATCCCCCGCTATCCCTTCCGAAGGATCGCCATCCCGCGGGCGGCATGGACGGGGGGCTCGTTCTCGTACTGGGTTCGCTCGTAGGCGTCTGCGCTGACGAGCACCGCCGATGCGCGTCCTCGCTGCGTGATCACGACAGGCTCGTCTCCGGGTTAGCGGTCAGCCAACCTTCTCGAGCCGCTCAGCGATCCACACCTTGATGATCGACTGCCGCGTCACCCCTAGACGACTCGCTTCACGATCGAGCGACTCGACCATCCAGAGCGGGAAGTCGACGTTCACGCGCTTCTGCTCCCGATTGGGACGAGTCGCCGAGGACAGGTCGAACTGGTCGATGACGTCCTCGACACCCTTGTCGAACTTCTTGTCCAACTCACTGGTTTTCATACGCTTCCACCTCCAGAGCCCGGGATCTCCTCACGGATATGATCCGGATTGTCTCGCCGCGATATGTGACGATCGCGGACCAGTGTCTGTCATCGATCATCCCGATGAACAGGAACCGCGGTTCAGTCTCTGAGCGGCTAGGTGCGCGCAACAGGTCGTCATCAAGCCAGAGCTCCTGCGCCTGGATGAAGCTGATGCCGTGTTTGGCCTTGTTCGCACGGCTCTTGGACTCGTCGAATTCGAACGTATGCTGCATCGCATCCCTCGCTCAGATACCAGTATAAAATATATATCTTTTTGGAGCTGTTGCCAAGCGAGGGTTGCCTGGCTGCCCAGCACTACTCGCCCCTACCCGCATGATACTCCACATGCGCCTCCCATCCCCCGCTACCCCTTCCGAAGGATCGCCATCCCGCGGGCAGCATGGACGGGGAGCTCGAGCGCATCGCAGGCGCTTGGCGATATCCTTCATTCGGCATCGCTCCACAGCTCGGTGTCCAGCCCCGGAACCCGCTCAAACTCGCGCAAGTTGGCGGTGACCATGGTGAGGCCGTGCGCGATACAGGTGGCGGCGAGCCACAAGTCATGCGGCCCGATGAGCGTACCTGCCGAAGAGAGGTCCGCCCACACACGAGAGTGTGCCCTTGCGGTGGCGAGATCCACATCGAGGATCGGGAATCTCTCCAAGACGCCTTCCACGAATGCCGAGCGCCGCATCCGCTGTGCGGGACGGGTCGCCCGGTGAACGCCATGCAGCAACTCGCTCGCGGTGACCACCGAGAGGAAGCACTCTTCATCCTGACGATTCGCGACGTGTGGGCCCAGGTCGAGACGGCCGCGCTCGGCTTCGATGAGGATACTCGTGTCGATCAAGACCGCCACGGGTCAGCGACCTCCTCGCGCTCGAGCTCCTCGCGCGCAGCGTCCAGGTCGGCCGCGAAGTCATCCGCCTCGGCGCCGAGTCTGGGGACGGAGGCGAGCAAGCCCGGCAACTCGCCAAGGCGCTTACCTGTGGGAACAGGCCTCAACTCGGCGACCGGTCGACTGCCGCGGACAAGCACGAATGACTCCCGGCGATAAGCGACCCGATTGACGTAATCGGCGAAGTGACGGACAACTTCGGTCACTGTGAGGTTCTCGGCCATCAGAATCATCTCCAATCTGATAATCAGATTACATGATAATGCGTGTCCGAGC from Actinomycetota bacterium carries:
- a CDS encoding DUF86 domain-containing protein, translated to MPREASAYLREIIEACDSIASILVGVSLEGYLASREKRSAVEREFILIGEATAQLRRVAPELYKRLSHGHLAIGMRNVLTHDYISVDHESVYETAVEDPPRFKQECAVLLNESEGL
- a CDS encoding nucleotidyltransferase domain-containing protein: MDAVLDNKREALAALCRKYSVVSLYVFGSALRDDYRAGESDIDLLVEFAPIGGHAKMHAYFDMLEELQELLGTKVDLVMVGAVRNEYIAREIEATKQVLYAA
- a CDS encoding type II toxin-antitoxin system RelE/ParE family toxin; the protein is MYSLIVRPDAEADITDAALWYETQAPGLGYDFLRSVDVCLADVAREPQRFPVIHRNMRRAILRRFPYGVFFISREGTVEVVACLHARRDPRQWSERLRRDR
- a CDS encoding type II toxin-antitoxin system Phd/YefM family antitoxin translates to MAENLTVTEVVRHFADYVNRVAYRRESFVLVRGSRPVAELRPVPTGKRLGELPGLLASVPRLGAEADDFAADLDAAREELEREEVADPWRS
- a CDS encoding type II toxin-antitoxin system VapC family toxin gives rise to the protein MAVLIDTSILIEAERGRLDLGPHVANRQDEECFLSVVTASELLHGVHRATRPAQRMRRSAFVEGVLERFPILDVDLATARAHSRVWADLSSAGTLIGPHDLWLAATCIAHGLTMVTANLREFERVPGLDTELWSDAE
- a CDS encoding BrnA antitoxin family protein — its product is MKTSELDKKFDKGVEDVIDQFDLSSATRPNREQKRVNVDFPLWMVESLDREASRLGVTRQSIIKVWIAERLEKVG
- a CDS encoding addiction module protein, which gives rise to MSNAAYDFNRLSVSERIQLVEDLWDSIAASGADIPLTSAEIQELDRRLDEFEANPGVGVPWDEVRARIEERLRLCS
- a CDS encoding BrnT family toxin; translation: MQHTFEFDESKSRANKAKHGISFIQAQELWLDDDLLRAPSRSETEPRFLFIGMIDDRHWSAIVTYRGETIRIISVRRSRALEVEAYENQ
- a CDS encoding PAS domain-containing protein, yielding MTSTDVRLDYLLDSLKDAVVFCDLNHVIRYMNRAAHLRYAGRPAAVGRSIFDCHNDESNAMIATIVERFLAGEDEVFLSDRKGERVFMRAVRDEGGALIGYYERYEVSCAN
- a CDS encoding type II toxin-antitoxin system Phd/YefM family antitoxin; this translates as MITQRGRASAVLVSADAYERTQYENEPPVHAARGMAILRKG
- the msrB gene encoding peptide-methionine (R)-S-oxide reductase MsrB — encoded protein: MKPYRKSEAAIAALTPEQYRVTQQSGTERPGTGEYLGNREPGIYVDVVSGEPLFASADKFDSGCGWPSFTKPIEPAHVTESRDLSHGMARIEVRSVHGDSHLGHVFTDGPKDRGGSRYCINSAALRFIHRDDMEAQGYGEYLDQVEDA